In Aspergillus nidulans FGSC A4 chromosome II, the genomic stretch GCATATGAAGGATACCAGGAGattgtgaagctgcttcttgaCCAGGGAGCTgaaatcaatatccaggGTGGTCATTATGGGACTGCCCtccaggctgcggctgcttcctTTATAGGACACAAGGAGAtcgtgaagctgcttctagACCGGGGAGCTGAAATCAATAGCCGAGGGGGCTATTATGGAACCGCCCTCCAGGCTGCGGCATATGAAGGATACCAGGAGattgtgaagctgcttcttgaCCAGGGAGCAGATATCAATATCCAAGGTGGTAAACATGGAAATGCTCTTCAGGCTGCTGTGATTGGGCAAAAACACCAGACTGCAAAACTACTTCTTAACAGGGGAGCAGATGTCCAATATTCAGTGGCAGGGGCGTTTGATGTACCATTACTGCATGCTCCAGTTGAATCTCGCAATCAAACCTTGCTTGAGTTGCTTCTTGTGCCAGCCGCTGCAGCTCTTGTAAATGCACCTGACTTCCTTGGCCGAACCCCTATTCATTTGGCCGCTACTAACGGGGACATTGGTATGCTTCAAACTCTCTGGAATTTCAGTCCGGACTTGATTGACCTCAACTGTCAAGACATTGATGGATTCACGCCACTCCATTGTGCTGTCAAGAACCACACTTCCGAAGCTGTGAAGTGGCTTATCAAGCAAGGGGCTATGGTAGAGGCCAAAGATTTTACCATGACAACGCCGCTTCAACTGGCATCTCAACTAAGGAATTTTGGGATCTTTTGCCGCCTTCTTTCCGAGGTGACTGAGGTTAAGATGAGCGCCTCAGAATTGCGGGAATATTTCTCCAGattcagaagaaaacaaatacTTCTCTATCGCAATATGAGAGATGAGAATTCTATCCAAGCTATGGACTACCAAGAGGTGGTTCGATATTTTGACGCCCTGTCATATCAATTAGGGCTTTCAACTTCTGATGTAGAGGAGAGATATGCAGAATGTATCACAACTCTCCCTGTGCAACAGTCAATTGTGTAAGTCAAGATATTAGGACATGAATTTGTACTGATACTTTCTAGGATCTTCGACAGAAAAGCAATCCCCGGTAAGAATTCAGTTGTTGAAAACTCTCCTGTCGGAGTGTACTACTTTTGGTGGCGCAAAACAAAGCGTAAAGAGAGAGATTGGCCGAATAATAGTGATATATTGATTTGGAAAATACAATCAAGATCAATGCCAAGCCCCGCTGCTGTCAGACAGCCACACCAGACAGAATGTTTGTTAGCCAATTTGGATTCTGTCCTGGTTCTCGTTTTGTTCCGTTCTATAATGACATGCTCATAGGCTTTCTTGAATGTCACATGGTGCTCCCTGTGTACCTGCCCAACGACATCACGTCCTCTGAGAATACGTCCTTTGCGATCCCATCTTCTAAGCATGTCATTACTTGGATTATGGTCAAGAACGCCAAAGATAAGACAGAGCCGCAGGAACAGCAGAGTCTGAGACCGAAGATATTTCTCAGCACTCTTGAATATGCTGAGATTCCTAGATCCGAATTGGAGCTGTTAAATTATTgtcttcaacagcttgaGCAAGAATGGAGTAGCATATGCCGTGCCGCAGAAGACCACCTCGCGCAGATGGTTGGTGAATTGACATATAAATCCATCTTACTACCTTGCTAATCTACTCTTAGCATGAAGAAACACTGGATAAGAGCGGTCAAAATCCGAAAATCATCAAGCAGCATTTAAGTGATGCAAGAACATGGGCTAGTTTAGAAGCAACTCGATCACAACAGGCTATGATCCTTCAAGAGCTTTGCAAGACTTATAACACATCTGCGTGGCCCTATCTACAAGATTCTTGGAGTGATCAAGACAGATTCAAGTTTCAAAAGGACATAGAAGGAACGTATGACAGGATCAGGATGCAGATCGCGCAACTAAAACAGAAATCCCGGGAACTTATTTATCTGGTAACTCAAACCCTCACTCTTATGCCTACCTTGGGAGCTAATAATTTGGCCAGGAATTTAGCCTGACATCAATCGCCGAGGCTCAGAAGTCTACATCCATGAATCGCAGTATGAAGCGCCTTAGTTGGATTACTGTAAGACCGCCCTCTGGTTCATCTTGCTTCGCTTTCTAATAGAGCCGACAGTTTGTGTTTCTCCCGCTGATGTTTGTTGCGGTATTATCTCACCGTAGGCGGCTTTCAATTGATATGAGCTGACTTTCGGTCCAGACTATTTTTGGAATGAACGTGGATCTTCTTGAGTCTAATCCTGCTTGGTGGTTATACATGTTCTTCGCACTCGGCACCGCTGCTGTGACGATTTCTGTGTGGATACTCTTCAAGAGGAACCCAAAGGTATGGTGTGACTTGAAAACCATGATCGAATCTCGGCTGACATTTGGTGCTTTTAGTTAGATAGCGTAGAAAGCCACTTTCAATGGTTACTCCGCAAGCAAAAACTTCGGGATGAAGAGTTAGGTATtgcggagaggagaaggagaaccAGGCAATTCCCAGGTTCTGGGAAAAAGCGGTCATGAGCATCTCCAGCTATGCCGCTCTGGGTGTACAAAAGCAGGATAAACCGAAATAAATGCACTTAAAGCTACCAGGCACCTCTTGTGTATGCCGCGAGATAGAGCGTTGGTCGAGCTAGGCTCCCGCTGCATTGACGACTGATTCTTGAGATTAGGCGATATTTGTAGTCAGAATATTGTGGCTTATTGAAACGGGAAGTTGAACAGAAGGTCAGGGGAAGATATGCTTGTTATAAGCTATACCCTTCTATTTGTGCAAGGTTTGTTGTGAAGGAGAATGGTGTAGTTAGTGTGTGCAGGTAGAATTAGGGAGCACGTTAAGCAAGTGTGTGCCTGTGCAAGGCCTTTAATTAGCCATGTTCTTAAGAAGGATATCTTCCACAAGGAACTTATAATAAGTCCGTGAAGGTAAGTATCCTCTCTAGAAGTAATATATGGGCCAGAGCGGAACGCCTAGTTTATGCTATAGGCATCGAATTATTAATCTTGATATAGTATACCGCCACGTCTATATACAGCTAGCAAGTTAAGACAAGAGCCGCACGGATGGAAATCAACTTCTGACAGTAGACTCATTACTTACATTGATTACCGACACTTCTTCTGTTGCCTGTCATTCTATCTTCGATGGTTCGGTAAGTCTTCACTCCCTTCCCTTATAATACTGGCCTGCTGCGCTGGGATCAAGCCGTCTACCCGCGGCAATCCGATATGACGCATGTCTTGGAGCATCATCAGCCACATCACGATGCTATCACCAGGACCTTAAGGGGCCCCCTGGGCCCAGGGCCCATTCGAGAACGTTCCGACTGCGGGCGCCTCCACATCGTGGCCGGATTGCCGAAACATCCCCAGTGATCTATCTGGACTCCAGACTGCCCGGCATTACGGttctcctttcccctcttctgcttcaattACGGTCCATAGATTTTCTGCACCATATAAATATATTTTAGTCACGAATATCAAGCAGTCGCGCTCGCCTGAACATCTCATTCAGCACTCATTGGCGGCGCAATCAACGCGAAACCAGCTTGGACAACTGTGGGTACAAATATGGGCCGGTGACCTGGGGACGTGCTTGGCCTCCGTCAGAGGTCTCAgatgcagctccagctgatTTGCGGTGTGGAAGAACACGAGGTACCTGCTGTCAAAGGGGCGCATGCCATAGTCACGTTGTTGCTTGCCTACCAGTCGACTGGTTTCAGTGTTCGAGTCTCAGCTCTCGTATATCGGCTGCATTTACTCCTTTTTCTGCGCGACTGTTGTGCAGTTCTGCCCTAGCTTGGCATGAGCTACTCCAGGTTGCACTGCAGAATCACTCTAAAATTGGCAACCCATCCTAGACCAGGCCAATCAGTTTTTGTTACAGCGACGATCTCAGCTGGAGCCTCGAAATCTGCCGAACCTCCCTGTATAAATAGTTGCCAATCCCCGGCTTAACTGACTATCCTCATCGaccatcaacatccaccTCGAATCAGCACTTCCTATCAGACCACCAAGATGAAGCTCACCGCTGCTGTTGTCACCGGCCTTCTTGCCACGAGCACCTCTGCTGCGTTCGACAAGTGGGCTCGTAAGTTGGAACCTGGCCAGATGCTCGTTCAGCCGTACTAATACCGATGCAGCCTGGGGCAAGCGCGATTACTCCTGCATCAATGCCTACTCAGGGCCTACCGGTTTGTGCCTTGACTTTGCTTGAGATATACTCTCTTACTGACAGTCTTCTAGAGAACAGCACATTGACTACAGGCACCCCGCTTGAGATCAAGTTCAACCGCAACAGCGGCCGCTGCGATTCTTTGAACGACTACCCTACGGGCAACTACAGCCTGTGGCTGCACAACAACCCAGTCCGCAACATGGGCTTCGTGAACTCGGACTACCAGGTCAAGATCCAGGACGGAATCTCTTCGGATGCAACCAGCGTGACCTTCACTCTGCCGGATGATCTGCCCGAGGTTGCCGACGACACTGTCTGGTACCTTCGTCTGGACACTTATCTTCCTACTGCGCCCCAGGTTCGTCCCCTCCTCTGCAATGCTCGAGTAGATGTTGATTGTTTTGACTCAGATGCCTTCACTTTTCAATGCTCTGGGCCCTTTCCGAATCGTGCAATAAGTGCGACTGCTCGTCTTTTGTATGGTAGTCTGAGAATCGTTTCTTGCTGCGCGTTCCTTCAGTTTGACAGATCGATAGTGTATGTAATAAAAAGATCTTATTATCAGCCTTGATCAAGCATCTGAGCGTTCCCTTGCACTGAGTGTGTGCTCGAATCAGCTCGCCCTAGctctcgatgaagaagatataatTTCACACACCCAGTAAGATTCGAGTTTATCGGCCGGAATTTGTTGCTATGGATTTCCCTGGTTGCTCGCCAGAACTCGAACTTTCTACTGTTCCTTGGCATGGTCATGTCCTCATCGGGACTCTCGCATGCCAGAAAGGAAATCACTGCTTGTTTCATGTTGTTGAGCATAGTATCAGTATAGTTGTATCACGACTCGCCCACTTGTCAGCTTCCAGCGGAAGCAAAGACCTGATCGGTTTATCTGCTTCCACTTTCCCTGACGATATCTGACAATACTCAGGGCAATCAGTGGAATCAGTATACTCAGCTAAGTCTAGTGAAGCTAATCTCAGGGAGCAATGTCCATAAGCCCTGCTTCTAGTCTGTCTCCTCAACCGGATCTGAGTCGAAGGAATGCTTGCGACCGGGCTTCTGTCGGAACATGCCATCATTATTTTACTAGCTCTCTGTAAGTACTCTGCAAATTTTCTTGCAGGTTTTCCCTCGAGGTAGATCAACTAAGCCTTGGTGAAGGAAGGTACTATTGTATTGCTTCACTGGTAGATGGTATCCTAAATGTACATTttttggcttctttgcccGGTCGGGACGGTTAATAAATTTCTATAAACACGTGTGCTGACACTCTATATACAAGATAAAGGGATAGATAGTATTACTCGAGGTATAGTAATGTTGCTGcaagaaaaacaaagagTAAGTAAAGTAGCCCCAGAGCaagagggggaaaaaaagaactCCGATgcggggaatcgaaccccgagctgccgtgGTCATCAAATCCTAAGGAACTTGAAAGACGGCGATGTTAGCCGTTACACCACATCGGATTGTTGATAAATTTTCTTCATAGCTTGTAAAATAAGTGGCTTCAACTCTAATACGGTCTCGATCCGTGATATCCTCAGATATGGTTTGGATGATGTTCCCGTCATGTCCTTAAGCACAAAAGAACAATAAAGAATAATATTGTCCCAGAGACGCGATATTACGCGCAGAAATCTCTGCAAGCCACCTGATTCTGGACGGGCCACTCTATGGCTCATAACCGCAAGATGGTAGTCCATATACAGATATGTTCGAAGGTTGTAGAACCTAAGCTTTAGACCGGCCTGTGAGATGCACCTATGCTAAGTAACTATGTACGAGCGCTTTTTTGCATTATGGGCTACATACATTGTCATAATGGTATAGCAACTAACTCTCTCCATAGGAGATTATCCGTTTCGTCTCGTATTGGGCTCCTACATAGCGCCTGGCCGGCCTTTTTTACCTCGCTAATCTGCTAGTTTTCGATTACGTTCCTCTTATGAATCTTCCATAGCAACATTGAATACGTCTAGAACAAGGCCTGTTCAACTGTTGTGGGGGAACCTGTCGCTGGTAGAGGCAGATGTTCAACTATATATATCCGTGTGGGTACGCAAAATCCCAGCGCAGATGATATGAAGCATTCATAATACCACACAAATTTTTCAATATCAAAGCAACTTCACCCACTTATTTCAAGAGTGATTTTCGAACAATCAGTATGATGAGTTATACGAGCATGGTGTCTCCTGGCAGTCAGATTGGTCTGTGTAGACTGCTTAGGTGTAGGCGGGGCAGGCGGTGAGATCGGCACCGATCGCCTGTGTTCCCCAGGCCACGAGTTCATCTGCAAGGGACTGGCCGTCGATATCAAGATGTCTGGAAGACTGTTCAAAAGCTGCAGGAGGTGCAGGCAGCAGAAGGTCCGCTGTGATGCCCGCACTCATATGCCCTGCTCGCGCTGTCGCGCAGCAGGGTATGAGCATGAATGTGTGTTGGACACGATTAATAGACCACGCCCAGCGGAGCGGCGAAGGCATGCGAATACGGCACGGTAAGCTGCTTTTCCCAGGAGGTCGCTCGGCGACTGCTGACCGTCAATACTGGGATAGCCAGCGGAGCAGCTTTGACACGGGCTTGGGCGTCAGTCCAAGAAGCAACATATCTGTACCAAGCAACCACCTGGAAAATATTGAACTGCAGCAGTTCAGTCCGCAAGACATGATTGCGCCACAGTCGGTAATGCACTCAATGTCGGTGAACATGAGAGAGGACTCTCCGATTTTCCTGGGTGATTCGGACGTGTCCGATCCAAAGGGCGATATCATCTCGCGTGGAATCATaagcgaggaggatgccCGGTGCATTTACGAAAGGTCAAGGGACACCGTTCGGGATTAATGATGCAGTCACTGACCGAGTCTTAGATTCATGAACTGTAGCAAGAACTTCTTACCTCTGTTTGACCCGGTCCGAGATACCTTCGACTCTATCCGGTCGCGATcgctcttctgcttcacGGTGATTATCTACCTGGCGAGTCGTGCAGCGTCAGATTTCCGGGCGGACACTCATCTGCAACGGGTGCTACAGGATGAAGCACAGCGATTGGCAGAAGACTCCTTCTTTGCAAAACCAACCAAGCTGGAGACTGTTCAAGGGATGATTCTCCTTGCGGCGTACTCAGAAAAGACCTGGTTTTCGACCGCGCTCATTCTCCGGACCGCGTTGGATCTAGGTCTTGAAAAGTCTCTTGACACCCTGCTGGCTCAAAGCTCACCACCGAGAAGCTACCTATCGGCGCGGATGGAGGACCGACAGCTCGTTTGGCAGACACGCACGTGGCTGATTTCGTCCACTCTCGAATTGGACGTCGCTAGTGGAACAGGGCGGAAATCACGCCTCGGCGATGTTGATATCTCGAAGCTGCGAAAATTTCTTGATTACCCTCTATCTCTTCATAGTGACATGCGGACCGTTTCTATTATTGAATACCATCAGATCCGAACAAGAGGGCGGCAGATAATCGAGAACTCAGCAGCCGCTCCGATCATACATACAGAGCTTCCAGCAATCATGCGGAAGCTCCAGCAATGgtgggaggaatgggatgaGCTACACCATCGTAGGTTCTACgtttatatttttttttctttgacATCTACTCACCACAGCAGAAAATGCCTTTCATCCTGGTGCATTTCAGCGCTCGTCTTTAAAGCTGATGTTAAACTATGCCAAGGTGGTAATAAGCCGTCGAATTAAAAACCCAGGTTAACGCATGCAGGTTTTTACGTACTGTGCGGCCATAGCTAGAATACAGAAACTGCAGCAGACCCCGGAAGGTGATCAAGGCATCAGCTCTGATGCTGTTCTAGGGCTATGGAAGTCACTGGTCGAGGTAATCGAGAGTCAGTTGACGCTATTAGTGACGGAGTCGGCTTATCGATGCCAACTGGTCTGGGCCCCGACTTACCCAGCCCTAACTATTGCTTTCATCAGTGAGTGCCGGCTGCACCGACGCTCAAAAAACGACCATGCTAATGTGGCTACAGCAACGTTCGCCATCAGGGTGGCGCGTTGGCATCCTACACTAATTAACCGGCGATTGGTTCTGCAGCGTGTCCGGCAGATCCTGGAGTATCTCAAGCAGCCACCCTACCCTGACATTCACAGAACAGTTCAGATATTTGTCAACTACGCTGGTGCTCTCCTCGCGGAACAAGACCTATGTAACGACCATGGTCAAGCGATTGCCGCTCAACCGTCAAGAACTCCGGAGGTGAATAGCACGCCTAGGTCGGAgttcaccaccagcattcCTGAGCAAGCTGCTGAGAACCCAATGATACGGATGGATAAGGACACGGATCTGACCGCTCCTTTGCCATCGGAGTCGAGGCCTGAACCAGTTCTGCCTAGGCTTCTGGGATTCGATATCCCAAACTGGAATCTAACTGCACCGATCGCCGACTCGTTTGACCTGTTTGAGGAAGGCCAAACAGACATCTTTGACTTTCTTCCTGACCTATGCCGGACATAACGCTGTTGATCACAATGACGAGGAATAGCACATGGATATGTGTTGCCCATTCTTCCCAATCAAGTACACATCTGAAAGCGAAGCGCAGCGGTCTCTCCTGAAAACATGGCCCAGAACCCAGAAGACCAATAGATCATCGGTCACAGGGCTGCGAGGTGCATTACAACTGCATTACGTTCCAGTTCTCCAATAGAATGCATACGTGGTCGCTGGGCAAAGTCGGTTTCTGAGGTGTTGAGACCGGGCCCTGGATCGGCTCCGATCGGGACCGGCACCGGCGCCGACTCTAGCGCAAGAAACCGTGTTATATGATCAATCCTATTTGGAGAACAGTTCAAACAGGGAACAGAGGCAGCATATGCATGCGTCTGGACAGGCCGAATTTGAATTCATGAGTCAACTGCAATTTGGCGTCGAAATAAGAGATTTCGATGCTTCGTATTTAAATCAACCCGGACGGGTGATTATAGCAATTGTCCGACCACAACCAAAAGCACTAGCACGATGGATGAAAAGAACCACGTTCCTCAGCCTGAGACGCACCCGCGTGTTCCACCGTCAGGTATGCTACTCAGCCTCGGCCCTTACCTATACTAACATGGCCAGGGTCAAATGCTCCACAGCCTAGGTGTAATACTCCACCCACGCCGCCGTCCACTCCTACGATAGTAACTTTCGAGGATTGCCCAAAGAAGAACCCGTACAAATGGCCCTTCTCGAAAAAGGTCTATGTCCTTGTATTCACATTACTATCGGTCATGAATAGCGGTGTCGCCTCGTCGCTCCCAAGCAATGCTGTGCCTTATATCATAGATGATTTCAAGCTGCAGAATACAAACGAGAGCAGTCTACCAACTGGCATTTTTCTGTTGGGATATGTTGTCGGGCCTTTAATATGGAGCCCCCTAAGTGAAACCATCGGACGACGTCCTGTCCTGCTGTATACGTTCATATTCTTTTTTCTATTCACCCTTGCATGCGCCCTTGCCCCTAATTGGTCGTCACTTTTATTCTTTCGTTTCATGTGCGGGAGCATGGGTGCGGCTCCGCAGACTGTTATCGGAGGCTCTTATGCAGATATATTCGAGGCTAAAGCAAGGGGGAGAGCAATGGCGTTTTATATGGCCGTAGGTCCCTCAACCCTAATAGCTCGCTCGCTGCTGACTGTGACTAGGTAGCGAGCTTTGGGCCTATCATAGGGCCCATTATATCTGGTTTCGCATCCGAGCatggctggagatggagttTCTGGGCGGATTTGATATGCGCTGGCGTCACCCTGGTTGGATTGATCTTCTTGCCAGGTACGTTTTCTGACCACGCCCTGAAATTATAACTGACTGGACACTAGAAACATTCGGCCCGGCCATCTTGAAGCGTCACGCTGCAGAATTGAGCAAAATATCTGGCAGGGAGATGTCGGCCCCCGTATCGAAGTTCGATAAAGACCTCAAAaccatcttcctccggcCGATGTATATGTTGATCTTTGAGCCAATCATATTGTTCACGTCGCTATACGTCGGCATAGTCTATGCTCTTGTATTTTTCTACTTCCAGGCCTACCCGATCATCTTCCCCGAGGTCTACGGCTTTACCATCCAAACAGCCTCTCTCACGTTCCTTCCACGTATGCTTTACCAATACTCCTAAGCTCACCCATACTAACGTGGACTCTTCAGTTGGAATCGGCGCGGCCTCGACTGCCCTCGTTGCCATAACCTGGGACTCCAAGTATTCGTCCGCCCTACTCCGCAGTAAACGCAAAATCTGGTTCTTCCCCCTATCCTTCAGTCCCGAAACGCACCGTCTACCAATATCCTGTGTTGGGAGCATCGCAACAACAATCTCGCTCTTCTGGCTTGCCTGGACCGCCAATCCAACAATCCACTGGATTGTTCCTGTGCTCTCAGGattcttctttggctttggatACCAGTCCATCTTTACCTCGCTGCTGATCTATGTGACTGACGCGTACAAAATATACTCAGCAAGCGCACTGGCCAGTTCAGTGATTGTGCGCAGCATGCTCGGCGCTGCATTGCCGGTCGCTGCCAAGCCGATGTACGCAGCTCTGGGTGTGGGCTGGGCAACCTCTCTCGTGGGATTCGTGAGTCTGGCCTGTGTACCGATACCGTATGTACTGCTTTGGAAGGGTGGGTTAGTGAGAGAAAGGAGTCGGTTCTGTCAGATGCTTGTCAAGGACGAGATTGAGGAGAGACAAAGTAGGATTACGGACGAGGATGCGAGGGCATCTGTGGAGTGTTAGATGCATCTGCAGGTTGGTGCTATATGGAGATTGGATTGCATGAGGACTAGCAAGTTAGGAGAGTGTGCTGAATTCTGGCGACTCGAAAGCATCTATATTTGGCATGGGCATTGGGTAATAGGCGCACATGTTAGTGATATAATCTAGGGAAGACAACAAAGAAGATACTGGTGATTTGCAAGTTGTCCATAGGCGACTCTAGTTGAGTTCAAGGAGTAATAGGCGCTGAAATGGGTATACCCCATACATCATGTTAACTTAATCGGACTGGAACACCCAGGGCCGAGCTCTGCGGGCACGTTGCTGGATATGCTCCTGTGATACCGTAAAGATCTTAACACTTTAGCAAGAGCTGGTACTTCGGTGGCTGTTTCAGATAAATGATTCTTTGCCTCTACGACTATGTCTGTATATTGCATGACTTTAACCTTGCTATTAATATCATTTGTCCCGGTTAAACCCGGTCTTTTCCCTTATTCTATCCAGAATTATGGTGCACTAGCCGTTGATCTTACAGAATTATGGTGCACTAGCCGTTGATCTTACCCAAGCTACTCATAGAACCAATTTAAACCTTTGGTACAGAGATAAAAAAACATGTACGGAGAGTGCAGTATATCATCATTAGAAATTGTTCAC encodes the following:
- a CDS encoding uncharacterized protein (transcript_id=CADANIAT00004113), encoding MSLQVAADSGDLETVKLLLDHGADANIQAGEHGTALQAAAHQGYQDIIKLLLDHGADANIQGGNYGTALQAAAFSGDQAIVKLLLDSGADINSQGGYYGNALQAAAYKGHQEIVKLLLDQGAEINIQGGHYGTALQAAAYQEHQDIVELLLDHGADVNIQGGNYGTALQAASFSGDPAIMKLLLDRGAEINIQGGHYGTALQAAAASFIGHQEIVKLLLDQGAEINSQGGYYGTALQAAAYKGYEEIVKLLLDQGAEINSQGGYYGTALQASAFSGDQAIVKLLLDHGADINIQGGNYGTALQAASFSGDQTIVKLLLDRRAEINSQGGYYGNALQAAAASFIGHQEIVKLLLDRGAEINSRGGYYGTALQAAAYEGYQEIVKLLLDQGAEINIQGGHYGTALQAAAASFIGHKEIVKLLLDRGAEINSRGGYYGTALQAAAYEGYQEIVKLLLDQGADINIQGGKHGNALQAAVIGQKHQTAKLLLNRGADVQYSVAGAFDVPLLHAPVESRNQTLLELLLVPAAAALVNAPDFLGRTPIHLAATNGDIGMLQTLWNFSPDLIDLNCQDIDGFTPLHCAVKNHTSEAVKWLIKQGAMVEAKDFTMTTPLQLASQLRNFGIFCRLLSEVTEVKMSASELREYFSRFRRKQILLYRNMRDENSIQAMDYQEVVRYFDALSYQLGLSTSDVEERYAECITTLPVQQSIVIFDRKAIPGFLECHMVLPVYLPNDITSSENTSFAIPSSKHVITWIMVKNAKDKTEPQEQQSLRPKIFLSTLEYAEIPRSELELLNYCLQQLEQEWSSICRAAEDHLAQMHEETLDKSGQNPKIIKQHLSDARTWASLEATRSQQAMILQELCKTYNTSAWPYLQDSWSDQDRFKFQKDIEGTYDRIRMQIAQLKQKSRELIYLEFSLTSIAEAQKSTSMNRSMKRLSWITTIFGMNVDLLESNPAWWLYMFFALGTAAVTISVWILFKRNPKLDSVESHFQWLLRKQKLRDEELGIAERRRRTRQFPGSGKKRS
- a CDS encoding uncharacterized protein (transcript_id=CADANIAT00004115) translates to MTMCISQAGLKLRFYNLRTYLYMDYHLAVMSHRVARPESGGLQRFLRVISRLWDNIILYCSFVLKDMTGTSSKPYLRISRIETVLELKPLILQAMKKIYQQSDVV
- a CDS encoding fungal specific transcription factor domain-containing protein (transcript_id=CADANIAT00004116) produces the protein MPALICPARAVAQQDHAQRSGEGMRIRHGKLLFPGGRSATADRQYWDSQRSSFDTGLGVSPRSNISVPSNHLENIELQQFSPQDMIAPQSVMHSMSVNMREDSPIFLGDSDVSDPKGDIISRGIISEEDARCIYERFMNCSKNFLPLFDPVRDTFDSIRSRSLFCFTVIIYLASRAASDFRADTHLQRVLQDEAQRLAEDSFFAKPTKLETVQGMILLAAYSEKTWFSTALILRTALDLGLEKSLDTLLAQSSPPRSYLSARMEDRQLVWQTRTWLISSTLELDVASGTGRKSRLGDVDISKLRKFLDYPLSLHSDMRTVSIIEYHQIRTRGRQIIENSAAAPIIHTELPAIMRKLQQWWEEWDELHHPRIQKLQQTPEGDQGISSDAVLGLWKSLVEVIESQLTLLVTESAYRCQLVWAPTYPALTIAFITTFAIRVARWHPTLINRRLVLQRVRQILEYLKQPPYPDIHRTVQIFVNYAGALLAEQDLCNDHGQAIAAQPSRTPEVNSTPRSEFTTSIPEQAAENPMIRMDKDTDLTAPLPSESRPEPVLPRLLGFDIPNWNLTAPIADSFDLFEEGQTDIFDFLPDLCRT
- a CDS encoding MFS transporter (transcript_id=CADANIAT00004117); amino-acid sequence: MDEKNHVPQPETHPRVPPSGSNAPQPRCNTPPTPPSTPTIVTFEDCPKKNPYKWPFSKKVYVLVFTLLSVMNSGVASSLPSNAVPYIIDDFKLQNTNESSLPTGIFLLGYVVGPLIWSPLSETIGRRPVLLYTFIFFFLFTLACALAPNWSSLLFFRFMCGSMGAAPQTVIGGSYADIFEAKARGRAMAFYMAVASFGPIIGPIISGFASEHGWRWSFWADLICAGVTLVGLIFLPETFGPAILKRHAAELSKISGREMSAPVSKFDKDLKTIFLRPMYMLIFEPIILFTSLYVGIVYALVFFYFQAYPIIFPEVYGFTIQTASLTFLPLGIGAASTALVAITWDSKYSSALLRSKRKIWFFPLSFSPETHRLPISCVGSIATTISLFWLAWTANPTIHWIVPVLSGFFFGFGYQSIFTSLLIYVTDAYKIYSASALASSVIVRSMLGAALPVAAKPMYAALGVGWATSLVGFVSLACVPIPYVLLWKGGLVRERSRFCQMLVKDEIEERQSRITDEDARASVEC
- a CDS encoding uncharacterized protein (transcript_id=CADANIAT00004114); translated protein: MKLTAAVVTGLLATSTSAAFDKWAPWGKRDYSCINAYSGPTENSTLTTGTPLEIKFNRNSGRCDSLNDYPTGNYSLWLHNNPVRNMGFVNSDYQVKIQDGISSDATSVTFTLPDDLPEVADDTVWYLRLDTYLPTAPQMPSLFNALGPFRIVQ